One segment of Streptomyces sp. NBC_01463 DNA contains the following:
- a CDS encoding metallopeptidase family protein, which yields MLEMTREAFEELVGEALDRIPPELTRLMDNVAVFVEDEPESDDPELLGLYEGTPLTERGEWYAGVLPDRITIYRGPTLRMCESREDVVAETEITVVHEIAHHFGIDDERLHALGYG from the coding sequence GTGCTGGAGATGACGCGGGAAGCGTTCGAGGAACTGGTCGGCGAGGCGCTCGACCGGATCCCGCCGGAGCTCACCCGGCTGATGGACAACGTCGCGGTGTTCGTCGAGGACGAACCGGAGTCCGACGATCCGGAACTGCTGGGGCTCTACGAGGGCACACCGCTGACCGAGCGCGGTGAGTGGTACGCGGGCGTGCTGCCGGACCGGATCACCATCTACCGGGGACCGACGCTGCGGATGTGCGAGTCGCGCGAGGACGTCGTGGCGGAGACGGAAATCACAGTCGTGCACGAGATCGCCCACCACTTCGGCATCGACGACGAGAGGCTGCACGCGCTCGGCTACGGGTGA
- a CDS encoding metallophosphoesterase produces the protein MARAPFRAAATRVRHLLRSGRGPGRRPRPGALSAVSPRPFVRALGLVTVVLCGAWLGLLVVGSVRTPVGPMDTTMTLRPSLSGGTKINVSPLGALELDSHHAPVRLDVDVDRLDPVRSEALVQHPERLAGLENEVTGDVNTGARELAVRSCVAVVSGATALGLAVYRRPRRALAAGGLALTLLAASGVSAYATWNPESVLEPKFSGLLSSAPSVVGDARSIVSDFDVYQQELARLVTNVTKLYDATSTLPVYSPNPATLRVLHVSDIHLNPAAWHIIGSLVEQYDIDVIIDSGDTMDHGAAVENSFLDPVSDLGAPYVWVRGNHDSAVTQKYLEGNKRFKNVHVLDEGRAVTVGGLRVAGIGDPQFTPDRTGPEQAADVERAAGLRLAGALRAQQRAGTPADIAVTHEPEAARQTDGAVPLVLAGHVHHRQNELMKGGTRLMIEGSTGGGGLRAVQNEKPEQVLASVLYLDRSTRRLQAWDEITLGGLGLTTAEVSRHLPKDDPALRSPLPTSPTPSP, from the coding sequence ATGGCCCGCGCCCCGTTCCGCGCCGCAGCAACCCGCGTCCGGCACCTCCTGCGCTCCGGCCGCGGCCCCGGCCGCCGGCCCCGCCCCGGCGCCCTGTCCGCCGTCTCGCCCCGCCCGTTCGTCCGGGCGCTCGGCCTGGTCACCGTCGTGCTGTGCGGCGCCTGGCTGGGACTGCTGGTCGTGGGGAGCGTCCGTACGCCCGTCGGCCCGATGGACACGACGATGACCCTGCGCCCCTCCCTCAGCGGCGGCACCAAGATCAACGTGTCCCCGCTCGGCGCACTGGAACTGGACTCGCACCACGCCCCTGTCCGTCTCGACGTGGACGTCGACCGCCTCGACCCGGTGCGCTCCGAGGCCCTGGTCCAGCACCCCGAACGGCTCGCAGGCCTGGAGAACGAGGTCACCGGCGACGTCAACACCGGCGCCCGCGAGCTCGCCGTGCGCTCCTGCGTCGCGGTCGTCTCCGGGGCCACCGCCCTCGGCCTCGCCGTCTACCGCCGGCCCCGCCGCGCCCTGGCCGCCGGCGGGCTCGCGCTCACCCTGCTGGCCGCATCGGGCGTCAGCGCGTACGCCACCTGGAACCCGGAGTCCGTCCTGGAGCCGAAGTTCTCCGGACTGCTCTCCAGCGCGCCCTCCGTCGTCGGCGACGCCCGCTCGATCGTCAGTGACTTCGACGTCTACCAGCAGGAGCTGGCCCGGCTGGTCACCAACGTCACCAAGCTGTACGACGCCACATCCACGCTCCCCGTCTACAGCCCGAACCCCGCCACGCTCCGCGTCCTGCACGTCTCCGACATCCACCTCAACCCCGCGGCCTGGCACATCATCGGCTCGCTCGTCGAGCAGTACGACATCGACGTGATCATCGATTCCGGCGACACGATGGACCACGGGGCGGCCGTGGAGAACAGCTTCCTCGACCCGGTCAGCGATCTGGGCGCGCCCTACGTCTGGGTCCGGGGCAACCACGACTCCGCGGTGACGCAGAAGTACCTGGAGGGGAACAAGCGCTTCAAGAACGTGCACGTGCTGGACGAGGGCCGCGCGGTGACCGTCGGCGGGCTGCGGGTGGCGGGCATCGGGGACCCGCAGTTCACCCCGGACCGCACGGGGCCGGAGCAGGCCGCGGACGTCGAGCGGGCGGCGGGGCTGCGGCTCGCCGGCGCGCTGCGCGCCCAGCAGCGGGCGGGCACCCCGGCCGACATCGCCGTCACCCACGAACCGGAGGCGGCCCGGCAGACGGACGGGGCGGTCCCGCTGGTGCTGGCCGGTCATGTGCACCACCGGCAGAACGAGCTCATGAAGGGCGGCACCCGGCTGATGATCGAGGGGTCCACGGGCGGCGGCGGGCTGCGGGCCGTACAGAACGAGAAGCCGGAGCAGGTCCTCGCGTCGGTGCTCTATCTGGACCGCTCGACCCGCCGTCTGCAGGCCTGGGACGAGATCACGCTGGGCGGTCTCGGGCTGACGACCGCCGAGGTCAGCCGCCATCTGCCCAAGGACGACCCGGCCCTCCGGAGCCCGCTCCCGACGTCTCCCACCCCCTCCCCGTAA